ACCGCCGCCGCCGAACGTTGTCTTCCTGTTGGCAGACGACTTAGGTTGGGCTGACGTTGGTTTTCACGAATCTGACACGGTCACGCCCAACATCGATCAACTTGCGGCCGGAGGCGTTCGGCTATCACAACACTATGTGTGGCCGACGTGTTCGCCCACACGCGTCGCCCTGCTGACGGGACGTGAGCCCAGTCGATTCGGCGTGTTGACTCCGTTGGCGGACGACGGACGGCTTCCGCCCGATACCGTCACGCTTCCTTTAGCCCTGCGTGACCGCGGCTATACAACTCACATCGCTGGAAAGTGGCACATCGGCAGTCCACCCAAATATCGTCCGCTGCTTTTCGGATTCGACACGTCGTACGGATACTTTCGCGGACAGATCGATCCGTACACGCATCTGTACAAATTTGGCAATCGCACGTGGCACCGCAATGACAAGTTGATCGACGAAGAAGGACACGCCACCGACCTGATTGCGAACGAAGCCATACGCGTCATTCGCTCGCCACACGACAAGCCCTACTTTCTATACGTGGCGTTCAGCGTGCCGCACTACCCGTTATCCGAACCCGATGAGTGGACGGCCTCGTACGACGGCAAGATCGATGATCCCTGGCGTAAGCTGAATGCCGCCAGCATCACTCATATGGACGCAGC
This DNA window, taken from Fuerstiella marisgermanici, encodes the following:
- a CDS encoding sulfatase-like hydrolase/transferase, translated to MRVTCVLILTALVGTMCPAQDSPPPPNVVFLLADDLGWADVGFHESDTVTPNIDQLAAGGVRLSQHYVWPTCSPTRVALLTGREPSRFGVLTPLADDGRLPPDTVTLPLALRDRGYTTHIAGKWHIGSPPKYRPLLFGFDTSYGYFRGQIDPYTHLYKFGNRTWHRNDKLIDEEGHATDLIANEAIRVIRSPHDKPYFLYVAFSVPHYPLSEPDEWTASYDGKIDDPWRKLNAASITHMDAAIGRIVAAIDESGQRSNTLIVFTSDNGGQRAWSAPANQYEGRYEAHTTLGNNLPLRGWKTELYEGGIRVPCCVNWPGEIPAGKTSDAPVCITDWFPTFCQLTGKPADEKWKTSGKDLWPMLLGKSTPEPRTLYWKIRERSALRHGSWKLIADNDGPSRELFDLENDPNETTNLAATQPKRVAELTRLLQEQQQRDRP